One window from the genome of Leucoraja erinacea ecotype New England chromosome 16, Leri_hhj_1, whole genome shotgun sequence encodes:
- the lsm3 gene encoding snRNA-associated Sm-like protein LSm3 — protein MAEEVEQPQTTNTVEEPLDLIRLSLDERIYVKMRNDRELRGRLHAYDQHLNMILGDVEETVTTVEIDEETYEEIYKSTKRNIPMLFVRGDGVVLVAPPLRVV, from the exons CCCCAAACTACCAACACCGTTGAGGAGCCTCTCGACTTGATCAGGCTTAGTCTGGATGAGCGGATTTACGTGAAGATGAGGAACGATCGAGAGCTTCGCGGCAGACTACAC GCATACGACCAGCACTTGAATATGATATTGGGAGATGTCGAAGAGACTGTTACAACAGTGGAAATTGATGAGGAAACGTATGAGGAGATATACAAA TCCACCAAGAGAAATATCCCAATGCTGTTTGTCCGTGGGGATGGTGTTGTTCTTGTggcccctccactgagagtcgtTTAA